A single region of the Parasphingorhabdus litoris DSM 22379 genome encodes:
- a CDS encoding cytochrome ubiquinol oxidase subunit I, producing MFEQFDAVMLARIQFAFTISFHFIFPAFSIGLASYLAVLEGLWLKTGKQVYMDLFKYWLKIFAVTFAMGVVSGIVMSYQFGTNWAVFSDKAGPVIGPLMAYEVLTAFFLEAGFLGVMLFGMNKVGKKLHFTATLMVAIGTFISAFWILSVNSWMQTPTGHEIAANGQFVPGDSWWDIVFNPSFPYRLFHTLMATYLTTAFVVGGVGAWHLLKDKTNPHARKMFSMAMWMAALVAPVQIFAGDLHGLNTLEHQPAKVMAMEGHYDSYPDGAPLILFGIPNSEEKRVDYKIEIPKLSSLILKHDLNAPLDGLDTIPDADEPPVGMVFWSFRIMVGIGFAMLGMGLWSLFARFRKTLYDWPFLHKAAIVMAPSGFVAVIAGWITTEVGRQPYTVYGLLRTADSVSPLAAPAVAASLIAFIIVYFVVFGVGTWYIMRLMSKVPEVGEKGVKSTEAGPVRTAGIMPGPAQQDALALEQKPTE from the coding sequence ATGTTTGAGCAGTTTGATGCCGTTATGCTGGCACGCATTCAATTTGCGTTTACGATCAGCTTTCATTTTATCTTTCCGGCTTTTTCGATCGGTCTGGCGAGCTATCTTGCCGTGTTGGAAGGCCTTTGGCTTAAGACTGGCAAGCAGGTTTATATGGACCTGTTCAAATATTGGTTGAAGATTTTCGCCGTTACTTTTGCAATGGGCGTGGTTTCCGGCATTGTGATGTCTTATCAGTTCGGAACCAACTGGGCTGTTTTCTCCGATAAAGCCGGACCAGTTATTGGTCCGCTCATGGCCTATGAAGTGCTGACCGCGTTCTTTCTCGAAGCTGGTTTTTTGGGCGTTATGCTGTTCGGGATGAACAAGGTTGGGAAAAAGCTCCATTTCACTGCGACTCTAATGGTGGCTATCGGTACTTTTATTTCTGCCTTCTGGATATTGAGCGTGAACAGTTGGATGCAGACGCCGACCGGACACGAAATTGCAGCAAATGGTCAGTTTGTACCAGGTGACAGCTGGTGGGATATCGTATTCAATCCCAGCTTTCCGTATCGATTGTTCCATACGCTTATGGCCACCTATTTGACGACGGCCTTTGTAGTTGGGGGTGTTGGCGCTTGGCATTTGCTGAAAGACAAGACCAATCCCCATGCCCGTAAAATGTTCTCCATGGCCATGTGGATGGCGGCTTTGGTTGCTCCGGTTCAGATTTTCGCCGGTGACTTGCACGGTCTAAACACGTTGGAGCATCAACCCGCAAAGGTTATGGCGATGGAAGGTCACTATGACAGTTATCCTGATGGCGCGCCGCTGATCCTATTTGGCATACCGAACAGCGAAGAAAAGCGGGTGGATTACAAAATTGAAATCCCCAAACTATCTTCGTTGATCCTCAAACATGATCTGAATGCTCCGCTTGATGGCTTGGATACGATTCCGGATGCGGATGAACCGCCTGTGGGCATGGTCTTCTGGTCGTTCCGGATCATGGTGGGAATCGGTTTTGCTATGCTCGGCATGGGGTTGTGGAGCCTGTTCGCGCGATTCCGCAAGACGCTCTATGACTGGCCGTTCCTGCACAAGGCCGCGATCGTGATGGCGCCATCTGGATTTGTAGCGGTCATAGCGGGATGGATTACAACTGAAGTCGGGCGTCAGCCTTATACGGTCTATGGCCTGTTGCGTACCGCTGATAGCGTGTCACCGCTTGCCGCCCCTGCCGTAGCAGCATCATTGATTGCTTTCATAATCGTCTACTTCGTGGTTTTTGGTGTGGGCACATGGTATATCATGCGGTTGATGAGCAAGGTACCGGAAGTGGGTGAGAAAGGCGTCAAGTCAACCGAGGCCGGCCCTGTGCGCACCGCTGGCATCATGCCTGGCCCCGCTCAACAAGACGCACTTGCTCTTGAGCAGAAGCCAACGGAGTAG
- the cydB gene encoding cytochrome d ubiquinol oxidase subunit II: MDLTVIWAFIIAFAVFAYVVMDGFDLGIGILFPAFAVGDARDQAMNSIAPVWDGNETWLVLGGGGLLAAFPLAYAIILPATYPLIIIMLLGLVFRGVAFEFRWRDPDHRAFWDFAFTGGSLAAAFSQGMVLGALLQGIEVADRAYVGSWFDWFTPYTLLTGIGTVAGYALLGATWLIWKTEDDAQATAYRLAKPAAIATLGLMAAVSLYTPFLDGQYWARWFEMPNILFAAQVPLLVLILTYFLFRGLYRKQEAAPFLLSLGLFFLGMAGLGISMFPYIVPDQVTIWDAAVPESSQIFMLIGVAFTVPLILVYTGWAYWVFRGKVGSDGYH, encoded by the coding sequence ATGGATTTAACCGTCATTTGGGCTTTCATCATTGCTTTTGCGGTCTTCGCTTATGTTGTGATGGATGGGTTTGATCTCGGCATTGGTATATTGTTTCCGGCTTTTGCAGTCGGCGATGCACGAGATCAGGCAATGAATAGTATCGCTCCGGTTTGGGACGGAAACGAAACCTGGCTGGTGCTTGGCGGTGGCGGTTTGCTGGCGGCGTTCCCGCTAGCATATGCCATCATATTACCAGCGACTTATCCCTTGATCATTATCATGCTCTTGGGGTTGGTTTTTCGCGGTGTTGCGTTTGAATTTCGCTGGCGTGACCCGGATCATCGCGCGTTTTGGGATTTTGCCTTCACTGGCGGTTCTCTCGCCGCCGCTTTTTCACAGGGCATGGTATTGGGCGCATTGCTGCAGGGCATAGAGGTCGCAGACCGGGCTTATGTCGGCAGCTGGTTTGACTGGTTTACTCCTTATACCTTGCTCACCGGGATCGGAACGGTTGCTGGCTACGCGCTGCTCGGCGCAACTTGGCTGATTTGGAAAACCGAAGATGATGCGCAGGCGACCGCATATCGGCTTGCGAAACCCGCAGCCATTGCGACATTGGGACTTATGGCTGCTGTCAGCCTTTATACGCCTTTCCTGGACGGACAATATTGGGCCCGCTGGTTCGAGATGCCCAATATCCTTTTCGCAGCTCAAGTTCCTCTGCTTGTTCTTATCCTGACCTATTTCCTGTTTCGTGGATTGTATAGGAAGCAGGAGGCAGCACCATTCTTGCTCTCGCTTGGCTTGTTTTTCCTTGGCATGGCGGGGCTCGGAATATCAATGTTCCCGTATATTGTGCCAGATCAAGTGACGATCTGGGATGCCGCCGTTCCGGAAAGTAGCCAAATTTTCATGCTTATCGGAGTAGCCTTTACCGTGCCTTTGATTCTTGTCTACACAGGCTGGGCTTATTGGGTCTTTCGCGGTAAGGTGGGCTCGGATGGGTATCACTGA
- a CDS encoding ABC-F family ATP-binding cassette domain-containing protein — translation MSQPPIFSYERLALHQGEGWLFQDLDLHVGPRDRLALIGRNGAGKTTLLRLIADQIEPDKGKRMIQPGTNIVMLEQEPDFTPFETLLDFAVSGSPGPAEHEVQSIADQLSTNLSIRADKASGGEKRRAAICRALALEPDLLLLDEPTNHLDLGAIDWLEDWLRRYKGAFITISHDRTFLTRLTKQTIWLDRGALRRQEVGFGSYDAWMEKVHADEAQAAQKIDAKLKLEARWLERGVTARRKRNQGRLEKLYQMRAQRAAMIGPAGTANLKAQSDDVRTKSIIMAENISKAFGEGDAKRTIIRDFSLRIQRGDRIGIVGANGAGKTTLLKMLTGELEPDTGSVTLAKTLNGVFIDQQRSLLESGKSVRDVLADGSDWVDVRGNRKHVQGYLKDFLFAPSLIDAKVGTLSGGEQSRLLLAREFARMSNLLVLDEPTNDLDLETLDLLQEVIADYEGTVLLVSHDRDFLDRTVTVTLGLDGSGRVDIVAGGYAEWEAKRKADGGTFKPKSNNKPAASKPAVKSSSPAKKLSYKDQRDYDLLPGRIEAIDERMAEIATALSDVDLYTKDYAQFEKLTAENAALIEEKDEAEMRWLELAEKVEQLPS, via the coding sequence ATGTCACAACCGCCCATTTTTTCCTATGAACGACTAGCCCTCCATCAGGGAGAAGGTTGGCTATTTCAAGATCTTGACCTGCACGTAGGTCCGCGTGACCGCTTAGCCCTGATTGGTCGCAATGGCGCAGGCAAGACCACATTGCTGCGCCTGATCGCCGATCAGATAGAACCCGATAAGGGAAAGCGGATGATACAGCCCGGCACCAACATTGTAATGCTGGAGCAAGAACCGGACTTCACGCCATTCGAAACATTGCTGGATTTTGCTGTTTCCGGATCGCCCGGGCCCGCAGAGCATGAGGTCCAGTCCATTGCGGATCAGCTTTCCACCAACCTCTCAATTCGCGCAGACAAAGCCAGTGGCGGCGAAAAACGCCGCGCCGCTATCTGTCGGGCCCTGGCTCTCGAACCAGACCTTTTACTGCTTGATGAGCCTACCAATCATCTCGACCTTGGAGCGATTGACTGGCTCGAGGACTGGTTACGCCGCTATAAAGGTGCATTCATTACCATATCGCATGACCGAACCTTTCTTACCCGACTCACTAAACAAACCATCTGGTTGGATCGCGGAGCGCTTCGGCGTCAGGAAGTCGGCTTTGGCAGCTATGATGCCTGGATGGAGAAGGTTCATGCTGACGAAGCACAAGCGGCGCAAAAAATTGATGCAAAACTGAAATTGGAAGCGCGCTGGCTCGAACGCGGTGTCACTGCCAGACGCAAACGTAATCAAGGACGGCTTGAAAAACTCTATCAAATGCGGGCTCAGCGCGCAGCTATGATTGGACCGGCTGGGACCGCGAACTTGAAAGCACAAAGCGATGATGTCCGTACCAAATCCATCATCATGGCCGAAAATATTTCCAAAGCCTTTGGAGAAGGGGATGCCAAGCGGACCATCATTCGCGACTTTTCCCTGCGCATTCAACGCGGCGATCGCATTGGTATTGTCGGCGCCAATGGTGCGGGTAAAACCACATTGCTCAAAATGCTGACCGGTGAGCTTGAACCCGATACCGGCTCGGTTACCTTGGCCAAAACACTAAACGGTGTGTTTATCGATCAGCAACGCAGTTTGCTCGAAAGTGGTAAATCCGTCCGCGATGTTCTGGCAGATGGAAGCGACTGGGTTGACGTTCGCGGTAACAGAAAGCATGTACAGGGCTATCTCAAGGATTTTCTGTTCGCTCCAAGCCTTATCGATGCCAAAGTCGGCACCTTATCGGGCGGCGAACAGTCACGCCTGCTCCTCGCCCGAGAATTTGCGCGCATGTCCAACCTGCTGGTGCTGGATGAACCAACCAATGATCTCGATCTTGAAACACTGGATCTGCTTCAGGAAGTTATCGCAGACTATGAGGGCACGGTATTGCTTGTAAGCCATGATCGCGATTTTCTCGACCGTACAGTCACAGTCACTTTGGGACTAGATGGCAGCGGCAGAGTAGATATTGTTGCCGGCGGCTATGCGGAATGGGAAGCCAAGCGCAAAGCAGATGGCGGTACATTCAAACCCAAAAGCAACAACAAGCCGGCCGCTTCAAAACCGGCTGTCAAATCGAGCAGCCCAGCAAAGAAGCTCAGCTATAAGGACCAGCGCGACTATGATCTGCTGCCCGGACGAATTGAGGCAATTGATGAGCGTATGGCTGAGATTGCAACCGCCCTGTCCGATGTAGATCTATATACCAAGGACTATGCCCAGTTCGAAAAACTAACGGCGGAAAATGCAGCCCTTATCGAAGAAAAGGACGAAGCCGAGATGCGTTGGCTGGAATTGGCCGAGAAAGTAGAGCAATTACCAAGCTAA
- a CDS encoding SIMPL domain-containing protein, producing the protein MKYLGKIALAAAILGSSPMAQAANIQITAQNPVIELSISEEVNSRPDTATFSTGVETKAATATQALRDNSRQAKQVIDKLKSLGIAEDDIQTTGINLNADYQYDRKSETNRFVGYRVSNQVQVKVRDIDRLGMILDALVSSGGATNLNGPYFSINDDSALKQLARERALANGKKQAENYAKASGYSGVRILSIAEGIRTSAPGPMPSARMMAVANESVPVAPGQIGTTITLNISYEMTR; encoded by the coding sequence ATGAAATATCTTGGAAAGATCGCCCTTGCTGCCGCAATATTAGGGAGCAGTCCTATGGCGCAGGCCGCCAATATTCAAATCACGGCGCAAAATCCAGTGATCGAACTCAGTATATCCGAAGAGGTTAATAGCCGTCCCGATACCGCTACGTTCAGCACTGGCGTAGAAACCAAGGCCGCCACCGCGACACAGGCGCTGCGCGATAATTCGCGCCAAGCCAAACAGGTAATTGATAAGCTGAAATCACTTGGCATCGCAGAGGACGACATTCAGACGACGGGAATTAATCTCAACGCTGATTATCAATATGATCGTAAAAGCGAAACCAACCGCTTCGTCGGCTACCGCGTTTCCAACCAAGTGCAAGTAAAGGTCCGCGACATTGACAGGCTGGGCATGATATTGGATGCTCTGGTCAGCAGCGGCGGGGCAACAAATCTCAATGGTCCATATTTCTCGATCAATGATGACAGCGCTCTTAAGCAACTGGCGCGCGAGCGGGCGCTTGCGAATGGCAAAAAGCAAGCAGAAAACTATGCCAAGGCATCTGGCTATTCAGGCGTGCGGATACTTTCTATTGCTGAGGGGATCAGGACCAGTGCACCTGGCCCGATGCCATCAGCCCGAATGATGGCGGTCGCCAACGAATCCGTTCCAGTAGCTCCAGGGCAGATCGGCACAACGATCACTCTCAATATTAGCTATGAAATGACTCGTTAA
- a CDS encoding PepSY domain-containing protein, with protein MLKKSIFSGLLALTALAVTSAPAEAIQRDDEQKAARAQMMAGKGKSLRSIENKVLPRMAGSQYLGPEYDPSAQVYRLKFIEDGRVVFIDVDGRTGAILRERR; from the coding sequence ATGTTAAAAAAATCCATCTTTTCTGGGCTTTTGGCTTTAACGGCATTGGCCGTTACATCGGCTCCGGCTGAGGCGATTCAGCGTGATGATGAACAAAAAGCCGCGCGCGCACAAATGATGGCGGGCAAAGGCAAATCCTTGCGTTCAATCGAGAACAAGGTTCTGCCGAGAATGGCTGGCAGCCAATATCTTGGACCAGAATATGATCCATCTGCACAGGTCTACCGTTTGAAATTTATTGAAGACGGCCGTGTTGTCTTCATTGACGTTGACGGCCGAACCGGAGCGATACTCCGTGAGCGTCGCTAG
- a CDS encoding response regulator transcription factor, which translates to MRVLIVEDEPTLGQQLKSTLESNGYAIDLSTDGEDGHFMGSTEEYDAVILDLGLPEIDGLTVLDRWRKEDRNFPVLVLTARDSWSDKVAGLDAGADDYLAKPFQTEELIARLRALIRRASGNASSELTAGDVRLDTRSGKVTLDGSPVKLTAQEYKLLSYLMHHKGKVVSRTELIEHIYDQDFDRDSNTIEVFVTRIRKKLGADVISTIRGLGYSLEDPDS; encoded by the coding sequence ATGCGCGTGCTGATAGTCGAAGATGAGCCCACTTTGGGGCAACAGCTAAAATCGACGCTGGAAAGCAATGGCTATGCAATCGATCTGTCGACTGATGGTGAAGATGGCCATTTCATGGGTTCTACCGAAGAATATGATGCGGTTATTTTGGACCTTGGCTTACCTGAGATAGACGGTCTGACGGTTCTTGACCGCTGGCGCAAAGAAGATCGGAATTTTCCGGTTTTGGTTCTGACCGCCCGGGATAGCTGGTCGGACAAGGTGGCTGGACTAGATGCTGGTGCAGATGATTATTTGGCCAAGCCCTTTCAAACTGAGGAGCTTATCGCTCGTCTACGGGCGCTTATTCGCCGCGCATCTGGCAATGCATCTTCAGAGTTGACCGCTGGCGATGTCCGTCTCGATACACGCTCGGGCAAGGTGACGCTGGATGGAAGTCCGGTTAAGCTGACGGCACAGGAATATAAGCTGCTGTCCTATCTGATGCATCACAAGGGAAAGGTCGTATCCCGCACAGAGCTTATTGAGCATATTTATGATCAGGACTTTGATCGCGATTCCAACACGATTGAGGTTTTTGTGACGCGTATCCGGAAAAAACTGGGCGCAGATGTCATTTCGACCATTAGGGGGCTGGGCTATAGTCTTGAGGATCCTGACAGCTGA
- a CDS encoding sensor histidine kinase encodes MIGIAAAWIIVLLLGGGVALDRVLVNAVTRNFDNQLEYALTAMIASAEIDPTGEVFFNRPLGDQRFLEPNSGLYWQISGTGHDDFTSRSLWDRTLEQVTPHDDLETHLYDSDQFPGEGLRMVERTVILPDSEVKWTFQVAQSRESLDAQVSEIRSILINSFLLLALGLIGMAALQTLYGLWPLRKIRKAISEMRNGQKKRVSEPMPNEVTPMVDELNELLDHNEKQAEEARRHAGNLAHALKTPLTVIMNSATAKAEDLADTVIRESGVMRRQVDHHLARARAVGRRGHAHSRSRVWPSLQAVERAVGRLYKHVRIDIDGDKDAAVSVERQDLDEMIGNLVENAAKYGGGSVFVTVEPGDEFVELLIEDDGMGIPAEERQRIFDRGARLDTGKPGTGLGLAIVRDVAEIYQGTVSLEESEDLGGLMVRLCLPKSQVTS; translated from the coding sequence ATGATCGGTATTGCTGCGGCTTGGATCATCGTTCTGCTGCTCGGAGGCGGCGTGGCGCTGGATCGCGTGCTCGTCAATGCTGTTACCCGCAATTTTGACAATCAACTGGAATATGCGCTCACCGCCATGATCGCATCAGCCGAGATTGACCCTACCGGCGAGGTGTTTTTCAACCGGCCTCTTGGTGATCAGCGGTTTTTGGAACCCAATAGCGGACTATATTGGCAGATTAGCGGTACCGGGCATGATGATTTTACATCGCGGTCGCTTTGGGATCGGACACTGGAACAGGTCACACCTCACGATGATCTTGAAACGCATCTCTATGACAGCGATCAATTCCCGGGCGAAGGTCTGCGGATGGTTGAACGCACTGTTATTCTCCCGGATTCTGAAGTTAAATGGACGTTTCAGGTCGCGCAGAGCAGGGAAAGCTTGGATGCTCAAGTCAGCGAAATACGGTCGATATTGATTAACAGCTTCTTGCTACTTGCACTCGGTCTGATCGGTATGGCGGCGCTGCAGACGCTCTATGGACTCTGGCCACTGCGCAAAATTCGCAAAGCCATTAGTGAGATGCGAAACGGCCAAAAGAAGCGTGTCAGTGAACCGATGCCCAACGAAGTGACACCAATGGTTGATGAGTTGAACGAACTGCTTGATCATAATGAAAAGCAAGCTGAAGAAGCGCGGCGTCACGCGGGAAATCTGGCGCATGCGCTCAAAACACCGCTGACTGTAATCATGAACAGCGCAACGGCGAAGGCCGAAGATCTGGCCGATACGGTTATCCGAGAATCTGGTGTAATGCGCCGTCAAGTTGATCACCACCTCGCCCGGGCACGTGCGGTTGGTCGCCGTGGTCATGCGCATAGCCGTTCTCGCGTATGGCCTAGTCTTCAAGCCGTGGAACGTGCGGTTGGTCGACTCTACAAACATGTTCGCATTGACATTGATGGCGACAAGGATGCTGCCGTATCCGTCGAGCGACAAGATCTCGACGAGATGATCGGCAATCTCGTGGAGAATGCTGCAAAATATGGAGGTGGTAGCGTCTTCGTTACCGTCGAACCGGGGGATGAATTTGTAGAATTGCTGATAGAGGATGACGGTATGGGGATACCTGCCGAAGAACGTCAGCGGATATTTGACCGGGGTGCACGCCTTGATACCGGCAAGCCTGGAACTGGTCTTGGACTGGCGATTGTTCGGGATGTGGCTGAAATTTACCAAGGCACGGTTTCGCTGGAAGAAAGCGAAGATCTCGGCGGGTTGATGGTACGTCTATGCTTGCCCAAGTCGCAAGTAACTTCGTGA
- a CDS encoding FAD-dependent oxidoreductase: protein MSFWTLGLVNQNIAIVGCGPGGLASALLLARQGHHVTLFERFSEPKPLGSGLLIQPSGQQILQSLGLLENIKQRSCPVHQLHGLSVSNNRRALDMKYGHARIPVSALGIHRASLFGVLMDAVQEMRIPIETNRELTGVTEKKASIQPVFATDIEGDQFDMLIDASGARSPLATGRLRKLSYGAFWATVDMPGSHEIMPNALDQRYWHASKMAGIMPVGTNPATGNQGAAIFWSEKPENAAGVIDAGIERFREHYCELWPEAEPFVRQIGSMDELTMAVYDHRTGQAQTSYRLYHVGDSWHCTSPQLGQGANMALIDAAALAKAVERTSSLKDVRKIYRRLRSFHIKLYQSLSVIFTPLYQSNSRALPLIRDLVIHYFARWPLVRNFITHTVSGVLGFRRF from the coding sequence TTGAGTTTCTGGACTTTGGGGCTGGTCAATCAAAATATTGCAATAGTGGGATGTGGCCCGGGCGGTCTAGCATCCGCACTGCTGCTGGCCAGGCAGGGGCACCATGTAACACTATTTGAGCGTTTCTCCGAACCAAAGCCACTCGGTTCCGGTCTGCTGATCCAGCCTTCGGGTCAGCAAATATTGCAGTCATTAGGTTTGTTGGAAAACATCAAGCAACGATCCTGCCCGGTGCATCAACTACATGGCCTCTCGGTCTCTAACAACCGGCGTGCGCTTGATATGAAATATGGGCATGCTCGGATACCAGTATCCGCTCTCGGCATTCATCGCGCTAGTCTCTTTGGAGTCTTGATGGATGCTGTGCAGGAAATGAGAATTCCCATCGAAACGAACAGGGAACTGACTGGCGTGACGGAGAAGAAAGCTTCGATTCAGCCTGTTTTTGCGACGGATATTGAAGGCGATCAATTCGACATGCTTATTGATGCCAGTGGTGCGCGTAGCCCTCTGGCAACCGGTCGCCTCCGAAAGCTGAGCTACGGCGCCTTTTGGGCAACCGTTGATATGCCAGGGAGTCATGAAATCATGCCAAACGCATTGGATCAGCGGTATTGGCATGCAAGTAAAATGGCAGGCATCATGCCAGTCGGGACCAATCCAGCGACCGGAAATCAAGGTGCCGCCATATTTTGGTCGGAGAAACCGGAAAATGCGGCTGGCGTTATCGATGCGGGAATTGAGCGTTTTCGTGAGCACTATTGCGAGCTTTGGCCAGAGGCCGAACCTTTTGTGCGACAGATTGGATCAATGGATGAATTGACCATGGCGGTTTACGATCATCGCACGGGGCAAGCGCAAACCTCATACAGGCTCTATCATGTCGGTGATAGTTGGCATTGCACCAGCCCACAATTAGGGCAGGGTGCCAATATGGCCTTGATCGACGCTGCGGCATTGGCAAAGGCGGTTGAGCGGACAAGCAGTCTTAAGGATGTGCGCAAAATTTACCGCCGCCTGAGATCATTTCACATAAAGCTGTATCAGTCGCTCAGCGTGATATTTACACCGTTATATCAATCAAATAGCCGGGCCTTGCCACTAATCCGAGACCTGGTGATCCACTATTTTGCCAGATGGCCACTGGTCCGAAATTTCATAACGCATACGGTATCAGGTGTTTTAGGCTTTCGGCGCTTCTAG
- a CDS encoding chorismate mutase, whose product MDQKLKQYRESINNIDAALVFMLAERFKVTKAVGEYKAENKLPPADPSREQEQIARLRQLASDANLDPEFSEKFLRFIIDEVIRHHEQIREESS is encoded by the coding sequence ATGGACCAAAAGCTCAAGCAATATCGCGAAAGCATCAACAATATAGACGCCGCTTTGGTGTTCATGCTGGCAGAACGGTTCAAAGTGACCAAGGCGGTGGGGGAATATAAGGCGGAAAATAAGCTACCCCCCGCCGATCCATCGCGCGAACAAGAACAAATCGCCCGCCTGCGCCAGCTTGCTAGTGACGCCAATCTCGATCCCGAATTTTCAGAGAAATTCCTGCGCTTCATCATTGATGAGGTCATTCGTCACCATGAACAGATACGCGAAGAATCCAGCTAG